Proteins co-encoded in one Hymenobacter swuensis DY53 genomic window:
- a CDS encoding cytochrome c oxidase subunit II produces the protein MTTLGIVLVLALLLVVFGLLFRLQILTSIFSGSSTREVGVSNRVNAILCIVFLVVGGAAFAWSFIDNYDKMNPPIASVHGIATERMFWTTMIILGIVFTLTQVLLFVYSYKYQHKEGRRAFFFPHNNKIEVIWTLIPAIVMAGLVFAGWKEWTRITGPAPKDAVVLEVMGKQFNWLVRYPGRDLKLGVVNYRLIDATNEFGFDLSDQNGVDDFVAPEIHVPKGHPVLLKIRSRDVLHAVYMPHFRVQMYAVPGMPTKFWFTPIKTTDEMRAQTGNPKFNYELACNQICGRGHFAMKLNIVVDEPDDYVAWFAQQKSFSEQNPDVLASFKQKSDKMVEKVSATPAAATVVPVAAKASL, from the coding sequence ATGACTACTCTTGGTATTGTTCTGGTGTTGGCGTTGCTGTTGGTCGTATTCGGCCTGCTGTTCCGTCTCCAGATTCTGACCTCCATTTTTTCGGGCAGTTCAACCCGTGAAGTAGGGGTGAGCAACCGTGTAAACGCCATCCTGTGTATCGTTTTCTTGGTAGTTGGTGGTGCGGCCTTCGCGTGGTCGTTCATCGATAACTATGACAAGATGAACCCCCCGATTGCCTCGGTACATGGTATTGCCACTGAGCGCATGTTCTGGACCACGATGATCATTCTGGGTATTGTGTTTACCCTGACACAAGTCCTGCTGTTCGTGTATTCATATAAGTATCAGCATAAGGAAGGTCGTCGGGCTTTCTTCTTCCCGCACAACAACAAAATAGAGGTTATCTGGACGCTGATTCCGGCCATTGTAATGGCTGGCTTAGTATTCGCCGGTTGGAAGGAATGGACCCGTATCACAGGGCCTGCCCCCAAAGACGCTGTGGTACTGGAAGTAATGGGCAAGCAGTTTAACTGGCTGGTACGTTACCCTGGCCGCGACCTGAAATTAGGCGTTGTCAATTACCGCCTGATTGATGCTACTAACGAATTCGGTTTCGATCTAAGTGACCAGAATGGCGTTGATGATTTTGTAGCACCTGAGATACATGTGCCTAAAGGCCACCCGGTACTATTGAAGATTCGTTCACGTGACGTACTGCACGCCGTGTACATGCCACATTTCCGCGTGCAGATGTATGCGGTACCTGGCATGCCAACCAAATTCTGGTTTACGCCGATCAAAACTACCGACGAGATGCGTGCGCAGACGGGCAACCCAAAATTCAATTACGAATTGGCTTGCAATCAAATCTGTGGCCGTGGACACTTCGCTATGAAGCTAAACATCGTGGTGGATGAGCCGGATGATTACGTTGCTTGGTTTGCCCAGCAAAAATCATTCTCGGAGCAAAACCCTGATGTATTGGCCAGCTTCAAACAGAAGTCGGATAAAATGGTTGAGAAGGTATCAGCAACTCCAGCCGCTGCTACTGTAGTACCTGTTGCTGCCAAGGCTTCGCTCTAA